In Microbacterium foliorum, the following proteins share a genomic window:
- a CDS encoding biotin transporter BioY gives MTQQRDDLGRELARVAIFAALIVVLGMVTVPIPGGVPITAQTLGVMLAGAVLGPRLGPLSVLLVLVLAAIGLPVLAGGRGGLGVFVGPTAGYLLGWVAGVVVIGLIVGSGRLSWWRIALGVVVGGILVVYLCGIPVTALVLGLDLGATALASLVFLPGDLLKAAAATALVLALRRAYPRAFGMHASAAPASVHAV, from the coding sequence ATGACTCAACAACGCGATGATCTCGGTCGTGAACTGGCGAGAGTGGCGATCTTCGCAGCGCTCATCGTGGTCCTCGGTATGGTGACGGTGCCGATTCCCGGTGGAGTGCCGATCACCGCGCAGACCCTGGGGGTCATGCTCGCCGGTGCTGTGCTCGGGCCCCGCCTGGGTCCGCTCTCGGTGCTCCTGGTGCTCGTTCTCGCCGCGATCGGACTTCCCGTGCTCGCCGGTGGGCGGGGCGGCCTCGGCGTCTTCGTCGGTCCGACCGCCGGATACCTGCTCGGCTGGGTGGCTGGCGTCGTCGTGATCGGTCTGATCGTGGGCAGTGGTCGGCTGAGCTGGTGGCGGATCGCCCTCGGAGTCGTCGTCGGTGGCATCCTGGTCGTGTATCTGTGCGGGATCCCCGTGACCGCGCTGGTACTCGGGCTCGACCTCGGTGCGACGGCGCTCGCGAGTCTGGTGTTCCTCCCCGGCGATCTGCTCAAGGCGGCCGCGGCGACGGCGCTGGTTCTCGCGCTGCGGCGCGCGTACCCTCGGGCGTTCGGGATGCATGCCAGCGCAGCGCCCGCGTCCGTTCATGCGGTCTGA
- a CDS encoding TetR family transcriptional regulator: protein MTPEHNSARHDRDGVARAALALLDEVGLADLSMRRIASRLEVQPSALYWHFSSKQELLAELADRITAGIPRDAADVLTTARGIRDALFTYRDGAELVLSTYALRLGSSYAQTALESTLARHGHTDVADRAAALLHFVLGHATLVQQRMHADSHGAALADGTVDITAGLDRVFDLGVTAIAGQPASSGVSPQTTPRRGPV from the coding sequence ATGACCCCAGAGCACAACTCCGCGCGGCACGACCGCGACGGCGTCGCGCGCGCGGCGCTGGCCCTCCTCGACGAGGTCGGTCTCGCCGACCTGTCGATGCGCCGGATCGCAAGCAGGCTCGAAGTCCAGCCGAGCGCTCTCTACTGGCACTTCTCGAGCAAGCAGGAGCTCCTGGCAGAGCTGGCCGATCGGATCACCGCAGGCATCCCCCGCGACGCTGCAGACGTGCTGACCACCGCGCGCGGGATCCGCGACGCCCTGTTCACCTACCGCGACGGTGCGGAGCTCGTGCTCAGCACCTACGCACTGCGTCTGGGCTCGTCGTACGCCCAGACCGCGCTCGAGTCCACGCTCGCGCGGCACGGTCACACAGACGTAGCCGATCGAGCAGCGGCACTCCTGCACTTCGTGCTCGGCCACGCGACGCTCGTGCAGCAGCGCATGCACGCAGACAGCCATGGGGCGGCTCTCGCCGATGGCACGGTCGACATCACCGCCGGACTGGATCGCGTCTTCGACCTGGGCGTCACCGCGATCGCCGGGCAACCGGCCAGCAGCGGCGTCAGCCCTCAGACGACTCCGCGGCGTGGCCCAGTCTGA
- a CDS encoding MFS transporter, protein MITGQQPTASIWDRERLWVTAGAVALIFLAAIEALAVTTVMPIVSEALDGRELYAVAFAGTLATSVIGMVAAGAWSDSRGPRGALYAAVSLFIAGLLLSGFAVTMDQFLVGRLVQGLGAGGQTVALYVVVARLYPPRLHGRVFAAFAAAWVVPSMIGPFLAGAVAEYLDWRWAFLGVAVLTTAAFITVVARLRGVDLGRGGPQNRRALVIRLLLAVVVAVCAVLVGFTAEMSVRVAWPVALGSVVVIAVALLPLVPRRTLRAGRGLPSVVLMRGIAAGAFFAAEAYIPYLLMERFDFTATWAGIALMLAAFAWAGASQLQGSFGERLGNTRITVISLSLLVMALVLVLAAAQWGVSPVFVVVGWGFAGGGMGLLYPRLTVLTLAYSNEGDQGFNSSALSISDAAGSAVTIALAGLLVATLGGDAASFGVVFVFCLGLVLFAFVPGLRLGHAAESSEG, encoded by the coding sequence ATGATCACCGGGCAGCAGCCGACCGCATCGATCTGGGACCGGGAACGACTCTGGGTCACCGCCGGTGCAGTCGCGCTGATCTTCCTCGCCGCGATCGAGGCGCTGGCGGTCACGACCGTCATGCCGATCGTCAGCGAAGCGCTCGACGGACGCGAGCTGTACGCCGTCGCCTTCGCCGGGACCCTCGCGACGAGCGTGATCGGCATGGTCGCAGCGGGCGCCTGGTCGGATTCTCGTGGGCCCCGTGGTGCCCTGTACGCCGCGGTCTCGTTGTTCATCGCCGGTCTGCTGCTGTCAGGGTTCGCTGTGACGATGGACCAGTTCCTCGTCGGGCGCCTCGTGCAGGGGCTCGGCGCGGGTGGGCAGACCGTGGCGCTGTACGTGGTGGTGGCCCGGCTCTATCCACCCCGGCTTCACGGCAGAGTGTTCGCAGCATTCGCGGCCGCGTGGGTCGTGCCGTCGATGATCGGTCCGTTCCTCGCCGGGGCGGTGGCCGAGTACCTCGATTGGCGCTGGGCGTTCCTCGGCGTCGCCGTGCTGACGACCGCCGCCTTCATCACCGTCGTGGCGCGGTTGCGAGGCGTCGACCTCGGACGGGGTGGACCGCAGAATCGCCGAGCGCTCGTCATCCGTCTTCTTCTCGCGGTGGTCGTCGCGGTCTGTGCGGTGCTTGTCGGTTTCACGGCGGAGATGAGTGTGCGCGTCGCATGGCCTGTGGCGCTCGGATCCGTCGTCGTGATCGCCGTTGCCCTGCTGCCGCTGGTTCCCCGGCGCACGCTTCGTGCCGGGCGTGGTCTGCCGAGCGTCGTCCTCATGCGCGGCATCGCCGCGGGTGCGTTCTTCGCGGCCGAGGCGTACATCCCCTACCTGCTGATGGAGCGCTTCGACTTCACGGCGACCTGGGCGGGGATCGCGCTCATGCTGGCAGCCTTCGCGTGGGCCGGGGCTTCGCAGCTGCAGGGGAGTTTCGGCGAACGTCTCGGCAACACCCGCATCACCGTGATAAGCCTGTCGCTCCTCGTCATGGCGCTCGTGCTCGTCTTAGCGGCGGCGCAGTGGGGCGTGTCGCCTGTGTTCGTCGTCGTCGGTTGGGGCTTCGCCGGCGGTGGCATGGGGCTGCTGTATCCACGCCTCACTGTGCTCACGCTGGCGTACTCGAATGAGGGCGATCAGGGGTTCAACTCGTCGGCGCTGTCGATCTCCGACGCCGCGGGTTCAGCGGTGACGATCGCACTGGCCGGGTTGCTCGTCGCGACGCTGGGCGGAGACGCCGCGTCGTTCGGAGTGGTGTTCGTGTTCTGCCTCGGTCTGGTGCTGTTTGCGTTCGTGCCGGGGCTCAGACTGGGCCACGCCGCGGAGTCGTCTGAGGGCTGA
- a CDS encoding MalY/PatB family protein has product MLEVTALPLAELRERSSEKWREYPADVLPLFVAETDFPLAPSISSALRRAVDIGDTGYVASRTPLAETYADFALRRFGWHVDPSQMRTTADVSMGIVEILRRVTQPGERVVVTPPVYPPFFDLVSEAGAEVARVPLIDTGTEWELDLDGIRAAFEDGATAMLLCNPHNPTGTVHDRDSLTALAEIADEYGVAVISDEIHAPLAQPGTGFTPFLDVGDAAERVGYAVVSASKAFNLAGLKCALMVTASDRTSAVVRGLPIEVEWRTGQFGLLAAVAAFSEESDPWLDGLLRTLDANRVLLEDLLASKLPAARYRIPDAGYLAWIDLSGLGWGDNPARRILKEAKVALHFGPAFGEQGRGFVRLNFGTSPEIITEAIERIASLVDR; this is encoded by the coding sequence ATGCTCGAGGTCACGGCCCTGCCTCTGGCGGAGCTTCGCGAGCGCAGCAGCGAGAAGTGGCGGGAGTATCCCGCCGATGTGCTTCCGCTCTTCGTCGCGGAGACCGACTTTCCGTTGGCGCCGTCGATCTCATCCGCTCTTCGGCGCGCTGTCGACATCGGCGACACGGGGTACGTAGCCTCGCGAACGCCACTTGCCGAGACATACGCAGACTTCGCGCTCCGTCGTTTCGGCTGGCATGTCGATCCGTCGCAGATGCGCACGACCGCCGACGTGAGCATGGGGATCGTCGAGATCCTGCGCCGCGTGACGCAGCCCGGGGAGCGCGTGGTCGTCACCCCTCCGGTGTATCCCCCGTTCTTCGACCTGGTCTCCGAGGCGGGCGCCGAGGTGGCTCGGGTGCCGCTGATCGATACCGGCACGGAGTGGGAACTCGATCTCGACGGCATCCGCGCTGCGTTCGAAGACGGTGCCACCGCGATGCTGCTCTGCAACCCGCACAATCCGACCGGCACGGTGCACGACCGTGACTCGCTGACCGCTCTCGCGGAGATCGCCGACGAGTACGGTGTTGCGGTGATCTCGGATGAGATCCACGCGCCGCTCGCCCAGCCTGGAACCGGGTTCACGCCGTTCCTCGACGTCGGTGACGCCGCCGAGCGCGTCGGCTACGCCGTCGTGAGCGCGAGCAAAGCATTCAATCTCGCGGGTCTCAAGTGCGCGCTCATGGTGACCGCTTCCGACCGCACCAGCGCCGTCGTGCGCGGGCTTCCGATCGAGGTCGAGTGGCGCACCGGTCAGTTCGGACTCCTCGCGGCCGTGGCTGCATTCTCTGAGGAGAGCGACCCGTGGCTCGACGGGCTGCTCAGGACCCTCGATGCGAATCGCGTGCTGCTCGAGGATCTGCTGGCGTCGAAGCTCCCTGCCGCGCGCTATCGGATCCCCGATGCCGGATACCTGGCCTGGATCGATCTCTCGGGTCTGGGCTGGGGAGACAACCCCGCGCGGCGGATCCTCAAGGAGGCGAAGGTCGCCCTGCACTTCGGCCCCGCCTTCGGCGAGCAGGGCAGAGGATTCGTCCGGCTGAACTTCGGTACGAGTCCGGAGATCATCACCGAGGCCATCGAGCGCATCGCGTCGCTCGTGGATCGATGA
- a CDS encoding metal-sulfur cluster assembly factor: protein MTATLTDEKYDEVTEALKDVMDPELGINVVDLGLIYDLAWDDENDALVIHMTLTSAGCPLTDVLEDQTAQALDSVVDRFRINWVWMPPWGPEKITDDGRDMMRALGFAI, encoded by the coding sequence ATGACAGCCACCCTCACCGACGAGAAGTACGACGAGGTCACCGAGGCTCTCAAGGACGTCATGGACCCGGAGCTCGGGATCAACGTCGTCGACCTCGGCCTCATCTACGATCTCGCATGGGATGACGAGAACGATGCTCTCGTCATCCACATGACGCTCACCAGCGCAGGCTGCCCACTGACCGACGTTCTCGAAGACCAGACCGCTCAGGCTCTGGACAGTGTCGTCGATCGCTTCCGCATCAACTGGGTGTGGATGCCGCCGTGGGGTCCCGAGAAGATCACGGACGACGGGCGCGACATGATGCGCGCTCTCGGCTTCGCCATCTGA
- the sufC gene encoding Fe-S cluster assembly ATPase SufC codes for MSVLEIRDLYVTVETEAGITPILNGITLTMNTGETHAIMGPNGSGKSTLAYTIAGHPKYTVASGSITFDGQDVLAMSVDERARAGLFLAMQYPVEIPGVTVTNFLRTAKTAIDGEAPAIRGWTKDVKTAMSNLRMDPKFAQRNVNEGFSGGEKKRHEILQLEVLKPKFAVLDETDSGLDVDALKIVSEGVNRAKESTGLGVLLITHYTRILRYIRPDFVHVIVAGKIVEEGGPELADRLEDEGYDRFLDPAAPIEA; via the coding sequence ATGTCTGTTCTCGAAATCCGCGACCTCTACGTGACGGTCGAGACCGAGGCGGGAATCACCCCGATCCTCAACGGAATCACCCTCACGATGAACACGGGTGAGACGCACGCGATCATGGGCCCCAACGGCTCGGGCAAGTCGACGCTCGCCTACACGATCGCCGGTCACCCGAAGTACACGGTGGCGTCCGGTTCGATCACGTTCGACGGCCAGGACGTCCTCGCGATGAGCGTAGACGAGCGCGCTCGTGCGGGTCTCTTCCTCGCGATGCAGTACCCGGTCGAGATCCCCGGAGTGACGGTGACGAACTTCCTCCGCACGGCCAAGACCGCGATCGACGGCGAGGCGCCGGCGATCCGCGGGTGGACGAAGGACGTCAAGACGGCGATGTCCAACCTCCGCATGGACCCGAAGTTCGCTCAGCGCAACGTCAACGAGGGCTTCTCCGGTGGCGAGAAGAAGCGTCACGAGATCCTTCAGCTCGAGGTGCTCAAGCCGAAGTTCGCAGTCCTCGACGAGACTGACTCGGGTCTCGACGTCGACGCGCTGAAGATCGTCTCCGAGGGCGTCAACCGCGCCAAGGAGTCGACGGGCCTCGGCGTGCTGCTCATCACGCACTACACCCGCATCCTCCGCTACATCCGCCCCGACTTCGTGCATGTGATCGTTGCGGGCAAGATCGTCGAAGAGGGTGGCCCGGAGCTCGCTGACCGGCTCGAGGACGAGGGATACGACCGTTTCCTCGACCCCGCAGCCCCCATCGAGGCGTAG
- a CDS encoding non-heme iron oxygenase ferredoxin subunit, whose product MTAERVCGVAELEQDMPLRVEPNGVPITVIKDSEGVIHAIGDTCTHGDISLSEGFVEGETVECWAHGSAFSLLTGKPQNLPAYEPVPVYVVEIDGDDVLIDPTVTKEV is encoded by the coding sequence ATGACCGCGGAGCGCGTCTGCGGTGTAGCCGAACTCGAGCAGGACATGCCGCTGCGTGTCGAGCCGAACGGCGTGCCGATCACCGTCATCAAGGACTCCGAAGGCGTGATCCACGCCATCGGAGACACCTGCACCCACGGTGACATCTCCCTCTCCGAGGGCTTCGTCGAAGGAGAGACGGTGGAATGCTGGGCCCACGGCTCTGCATTCTCGCTGCTCACCGGCAAGCCCCAGAACCTCCCTGCTTATGAGCCCGTTCCGGTCTACGTCGTCGAGATCGACGGCGACGACGTGCTCATCGACCCGACTGTGACGAAGGAAGTCTGA
- the sufD gene encoding Fe-S cluster assembly protein SufD, which yields MAASTTAPSEAQHTNAHIDPAAQVSEAGFVPVQTRSERPHSFDPDDFGAPTGREVNWKHTPVAKLSPLFEVAGSGDGVSYSFGSGEQYVSAPLAAGDAPRGEVFLAEDITAAIAWQGSPEALHIRIPREEEVAEPVFIAIDGLGADRRADAHLVIEALEHSSATVVLQHTGAAQYSQNVEIIVRDGAKLTVISLQQWQDEAVHTSAHQARVDADATLKHFVISFGGGVVRVNPSVELAGAGSEGYLYGLSYADAGQHLESQVFLHHKGPHTKGDVLYKGALQGQGAHSVWIGDVLIGADANGTDSYEANRNLVLTEGARADSIPNLEIETGDILGAGHASATGRFDDEQLFYLQARGISEEEARRLVVLGFLTDIVQRLGIPALEAELLAAIETELAEVNA from the coding sequence ATGGCGGCCTCGACGACAGCGCCCAGCGAGGCGCAGCACACGAACGCGCACATCGACCCCGCAGCACAGGTCTCGGAAGCCGGATTCGTCCCGGTGCAGACCCGCTCGGAGCGCCCCCACTCCTTCGACCCCGACGACTTCGGTGCTCCCACCGGGCGCGAGGTCAACTGGAAGCACACCCCTGTCGCGAAGCTCTCGCCTCTTTTCGAGGTCGCGGGCTCGGGCGACGGCGTGAGCTACTCGTTCGGCTCGGGAGAGCAGTACGTGTCAGCGCCGCTCGCCGCCGGCGATGCACCGCGCGGAGAGGTCTTCCTCGCGGAGGACATCACCGCCGCGATCGCGTGGCAGGGCTCACCCGAGGCGCTGCACATCCGCATCCCGCGTGAAGAAGAGGTCGCTGAGCCCGTCTTCATCGCGATCGACGGACTCGGTGCAGACCGTCGCGCCGACGCGCACCTCGTGATCGAGGCGCTCGAGCACAGCTCCGCCACTGTCGTGCTCCAGCACACGGGCGCTGCGCAGTACTCGCAGAACGTCGAGATCATCGTGCGCGACGGAGCCAAGCTCACCGTCATCAGCCTGCAGCAGTGGCAGGACGAGGCCGTGCACACGTCGGCGCACCAGGCCAGGGTCGACGCCGATGCGACGCTCAAGCACTTCGTCATCAGCTTCGGCGGCGGCGTCGTGCGCGTGAACCCCAGCGTCGAGCTCGCGGGTGCAGGCTCGGAGGGCTACCTCTACGGCCTCTCGTACGCCGATGCGGGGCAGCACCTCGAGAGCCAGGTCTTCCTGCACCACAAGGGGCCGCACACCAAGGGCGACGTGCTCTACAAGGGTGCGCTCCAGGGCCAGGGCGCGCACAGCGTCTGGATCGGCGATGTACTGATCGGCGCCGACGCGAACGGCACCGATTCGTACGAGGCCAACCGCAACCTGGTGCTCACGGAGGGCGCTCGCGCCGACTCGATCCCGAACCTCGAGATCGAGACGGGCGACATCCTCGGAGCGGGCCACGCCAGCGCCACCGGTCGTTTCGACGACGAGCAGCTGTTCTATCTGCAGGCGCGAGGCATCAGCGAAGAGGAAGCCCGCCGTCTCGTCGTGCTCGGCTTCCTCACCGACATCGTCCAGCGTCTGGGAATCCCCGCGCTGGAGGCCGAGCTTCTCGCCGCGATCGAGACGGAGCTCGCCGAGGTGAACGCATGA